CAACCCATATGAGATTTCTATTTCACAAGACATGATTCCCTTGTATGTCAGTGGTAATATGACCAGTCCTAGGTTTCAGTGTGTAATGGACTTAGAACCGACTACTATTATCTGTGGGAGTTCCCATTTAAATCATGAGTCACTCTAATTCTCGATTTTCCATTTTTCTATGATAACTTTCATTTGTCTGTCTCGCTTTCGAACCTGTAAAACAAACAAGATGTCCAGTTAAAAAGATGGAACCCCAAAAGGTAAAAGAGAATTAGCTAAAAGTGGTCATCAGTTGGACATGCATCCTTCCCTGTATCAGATTGCTTACTCTCTTAGCAGTTGGCTAAATTAAACCTAGTTACCAGTTCAATATACTTTTGGTAGCTTTTGCTTATCTAATGTAGCATGCAAACATGGAACCATATGTTTAAAGGTCATCttattttttagaacggcaaGTGTTAGATGTTAATGATTCGAACCCCGGCATTGACATCCAAGGTGGGCAGTATGCATTTAAAGGTCATTTACCTCCACCCGAGGCCTTTCTCCGCGAAGCAACGCATCCACACTTCTTTCCGACTGaagaaaaaaacttacataTATAAGGAATACAAACAGGCACACATGCACACACAAACATACAGAGTGAGAGATTGAATACCTTATGCACAACCCAATGATGTCTATCTCTCATTTCAATCATAAAGGGGAAGGTAGGAGGACTACCTCTCTCGCTGATACTTTTCCTGCCATCTCTCTTCCGGGCTTCTTGATCTCCTAAAGTAACACTTTCTACTCCCCCTGCCTGTACAAAAAAAATACCAGGAGACGAAACTTCACCAATTAcgttgcaaaaaaaaaaaaaacacaataaaactAACTTGGTAACAAGAAATAAGTCAAAGGTGAAGATATACACAATAAGTAAATGATCTGATGGCATCTCTTAAAAGGTTAACTTGCCAAATGCTGACAGTTCAAAAGTTAAAGCATAGTGTTTGTATTCTATTAGTTAGGAACTTACCAAATGAGAGAGAACAGgattctttattatattttcgAGTCGCTCACCATGAGCACTGCCGATAAGCATGACCCCTCTTTCGGCAATTGACTGGCAAGCACTAGCTTCAGCCCGAGTGCTGATTTCATCAATAATGATCACTTCAGGCATGTGATTCTCCACTGCCTCAATCATCACTTTGTGTTGCGTAGACGGTTTTGAAACCTGCATTCTTCTTGCACTGCCTATTGCTGGATGTGGTATATCTCCGCCACCTCCTATTTCATTACTAGTATCAACAACAACCTATCTTTATTGTTAGTATGATTCTTAAATGCAGTTTTGGCATCAGCGTATGTTTAAAGAACTTAGAAAAAGCACAAACAGAATTGTAAAAGCCAAAAGTACCACTCTTTTTTGTAGCTCATCTGATAAAACTCGAGATATCTCTCGCATAACAGTAGTCTTTCCTACACCGGGTCTGTAAATAGGAGTTTTGAATATTAAGATTGTCTGAATTATATTTCAATCATGATAAAATTAGAGAAGTGTTGACCAAAAGGACATTTGTGGTGTCATGGGACGAAAGGGAGTCATTTTCTAGGATATTTAACAACAAATGCAATTCTGATTTGAACCTTCACAAAAAAATAGTCCTCCATTATTTTAAAGAGAGTATACTTCAGAACAAGTTTGTTCATCACTTTAGCTcagcattttttttataaatccaTCTAGACAATCAATTTAGATGCTTGTCAGTAAAAATAACCATCTACCTTCCAATAAAGAGGATACTCTCTCCAAACTGAAGCAGATCCCGGACCATATCAATGTGACCCCGTACAGCCCTGCCAACTCGACAAGTTAACCCAACTACTACACCCTTTCGATTCCTGACTGCAGATATGCGGTGCAGGGTGCCAGTGATCCCGGCTCTATTATCCCCTCCAATTTCTCCAATTGCATTCTCAGCAAATTCTAACTCATCCATTGAGATCTGTTTAAGTGTTTATGAATTATTAATAAGCTAAACTACAAAATGAGCTGAGAACTACTGGTCCATTGAACCATCTTTCGAGAATGGTTAAACATAGAGGTGACAAAATCATGTGTTGGGGAGGGGACAAAAAGGGTAATTTTTATAGTTACAGGTCAAAAACAAATGGGTTCACTTTACAAGGTCAAATATGAGCACAAAAAATTACTTCAATGGTAAAATAACTAATACGAGTAGTATCTTTTAGCAGATTTTATGCATTCAATAAGACTTGGTCGCCTAATAACCTGCTTGAACCATTTGACACATTTCCTAATAAGCTAATTCTATTGATTTTGCCCCTTTGACCTGTTAGAGATAAACCTATCCCAACTTGACCCATTTTTTAGTAGATTGATCAGCATTGCCACCTCTAGCTAACCCCAAGCACATTACATATCTGATTTTATCAATATAAGTAACATTTACCTCGGTATCTCTTAGATACTTTCGCCCTGAATCACCAAGGAAGCATGCAACTGGTAACCGACCTAGATCCAATATTACCTACTGGCATAAGTAGGATACAATGAAGTGCGGGAAAAATGTAAAGATGGAGAGGATTTGTGCATTTAATTATGCTTTGGCAGGAGAACAACATAGTGAGCCAAATGTATCATTGTATCAATTAGAATATTTGGCAGTTGGATAGTAGAATATAAGTTCAGTTTATAGCAGTTTTCCCCTGTAAACCATTGTACATTTAACTTACATACAGGACACAAACTGCAAAATCATAGaatattagaaaaagaaaacgAGACAGAAATGAATCACCTCTAATAGTTGATCTTTTTTAGACTCCATTACAAGCTTGTCACGCAAATCATGTGGAAGGATCTGAAAACCACATGGAAGAATTAAATTAAACTCCAAATGGCCAAATGAACCAAGAACAAAATGAAAGAGCCTATTGCCAGTGCGTCACAAGCTCACAATCCGTGGAAAAATCACATTAATCAAGATATAAAGGACAAAGAACCATAGTATTCATAGAGTTGGAAAAAAAAGCATAAATCTACATTAGGGGTAACAACCATGTCGTGTTCAGGATGATGATTTCTCAACCCAAATCCAACCCATTTACTTTAATGTGTCAAAATGTTGAACACAAAGCCAATTCATATGTTAAAACAGTTTAATCATGTCAACTCGTTTATGACCTATATCAAACACAAAAGGTACACGATAATAACTTATACGTCGAAATTGTCGATATTTCGAATGCACACAATAACTATTAAGAcataaagtatagatatagacatatagtaATCATGTCATTAAGTTCAAACCAAAACCGAGCCATTTATAGCACGTTTTAGTCACGTCAACCAATTATGACTCCAACCAGTTTGTTTTTGTGTTGGGCTTGTTCGTCGTGTCAGAAATTTGCCACCCCTAATCCACAGTAATTACTTGTATTCACTataatcattaatatatatatatagttttaggtTACTGTGCAAAGTGTGCAAAACACTAATATGCAGCTTAAAGATTACAGTGTCGATAGAAAAACATACAACTTAACTACTATTTCTTTTCCTATGGACACTCTATGTCAGTGTTAATTAAGATCTATGTTAATAGAACTATTAACATACATCTTGTTAACACTGATATACATCTTAGGGTATTAGTAATAGTTCAGATGTACTAACATACAACTTAACTATTAGTAGTGATAGCTAAGCTTTATGTTAGTACTTCCATACATGGCAGCAAAAATCTGTCAATTGTTCTTAGGGCTGCCGCCCATAGGTAAATCACCCCATCACCAATCACCCCTTTGAGCTATcacaccctatgacctatcacctcaccagctaccctttattTAATGTCTTAAGGGCATAGGCCACTCTGAATCACAGTTTTCggctgtggtggtggtggtttgaGAATGTGTTTTTATGACAATTCGCATGTAAAGACACTTCCATCCATAaccttcccctatatatatgtatatatgtagggGAAAGATAACTAGAGTACAAGAAATTCAAAAGGTACAAAAAAGTACAAGGGGATATCTTCTTCCCCCTTCCTTCTTCTCCGGGAGATTGCCGCCGCCAGCCACCCCctccttctccggcgagacaaccaccgccaccaccatcatcatctccgaccaccccaaccactgCGCTGGCGCCAACAGCAAGGGCTTCCCCCGTACCATATcaaaccgccaccatctcttggatcgtcacccatcaaatccatacgatttcCATATGCATTCCCTGACAACCGGTTTAGAACGAatgagggcaacgcccgtaccgtatccacccgaaaacgaacctgattctcacCGGAAAAGTCtccggagatgtcgccggagcCCGGAGGTGCTGGCAGTGGTTGTCTCGTCGGAGAAGAAGGAAGGAGGAGGAGGTGTGGcggtcgccggagaagaaggtggTGGCTGGCGCCGACAGTCTCTTCGGAGAAAAAGGAAGGAGGAAGAGGATCCAACGGTGCCTTGTAATTTTTGGATTGCTTGTACTCTAAGGCCTCTGCCAACCCAGCAGCTCTTCCAGACTCTTCCTTACTACCACATcagcttttctctctccttaaatcacCTCTTCCTACTAACTACCAACCCTACCTCTTCTTCACCTCTTCCTCATCTTTTCCTTcactttatttatctatattttatctttacacacacacacaaacttaGGTCGGGTCCACGACACCTCTTCCTCACCCGGTGATGGGGGGAAGAGGTAAACAAGGAAGAGCCAAGATGAGACACGGTGCCAACGCAAGAGGAGAGAAGACGAGCGAGGAAGAGAAATAACGCCGGGGTTGGCACCGGCctaaataacccacccctatgtgtgtgtgtgtgtgtgtgtgtataggaCAAGGTTCATGCGAGAACCATCTTAATTGAAATAATCATGATCAGGGGCTGAATTGAGGGTTGCATACCCTCCAAAAATACATATTAGTgctaaattttcaatatttacAACAATTATGGGATAATTACTAGTGCACATCCAGATTACAACCAAAGAATACCCTGTGCTAAAAAAACTTTCTACATAATGCATACTCTGAAATGATTACCTAAATCCGCCAATGATCATGATAACCtctaaattataacttgatgttcatatgagaatggtatatgtgaacatattcgttcacatatgaacatatcaagttatactctaattatctttcccctatatatatatatatatatatataacaagaagACAAGGTTTGAGCATGGAGGAAACAATAGAGTAGTAGCTAAGGTAAGGATGAAAGCAATAAATGAAGCAGCAGCAGTCAATACACAGAAAAAGAAGTGAAAAAGGAATTGAATAAATCCATTATTATTGTTGATACCTTTAATAATTCATGGATGTCATCAGAAGGTGTGCACTTGACCATGGGAATTGAAATGGaactattataattataattattgtgtttgtgtttgtaacTGTAATTGTAATTAGGTAGAAAATTGTGTttataaaaagaagaagaagatgaggaTGAACAGCTACCACAACGTATGGACATGATGATGAAAATTGGGTGTGTTGAATCTCTGGTCTGGTGTAGACGTCTCCTTCCTAATCCTCCTATACTGTGGAGTCGGAACAAGGGTAAACAAAGGGAATCATACATAGTACAAAAACATTGTTTTCTGAAGTTATACTGTAACAAAAAACATTGTacaaaacattgtttttcactttttaatagaatatttgaaaacattttttttttatttatttttttcatttttcattttcgtaTTCTCATCTCttacatgttttttattttctaattagaatgcatttttaaaattttatttttttttaaaaaaattaaaaacccttttcttttttagaaaactaaaaatgaataATTGGAAAACACTTGCTGACAACCAAAcgggagtttttttttttttttgcgtaCAAATGAAACTTATGTTAATTGATATTGCCattaaaaaatggaaaaaaaaaattttgatttttttttcccatgaATGTGGACCGTGGAAGAGAGATTACAAAATAATATCATCCGCCACTTCTAACCACAAGTTCAACTTCCTGGGGTGTGGGTCCCAAACCAAATAACATAATCCGCCACATCAGCAAGAATTATCCTATGTGATAGAAGCATCAGATTTCATGTCCAACGTCCAACCAATCAAAACCATCCTACATGTCAAGTCCACATCCACCTAAACCTCCCATTTAGCATGCACCTCTCCTTTCACATTTTTTCTCATCCTAAACTATCACAAACAAACTCAatatcccttttttttttgttgtttccgGCCAACCCCATCACCGGAAAACATTTAAGAATGGCTTCTTCATTGGCAGCTTCTACCGCCTCGGCATCCCTCGGAGTGTCGGAACTCCTTGGAAACAGACTTAACTTGTCTGGTGCAGCCAGGACAGCTCCTTCCACTCCTGTCACCTTTAAGATTGTTGCTCTTTTCCAAAAGAAGAAACCCGCACCCAAGGCTAAGCCCGTTGCTGTCACCCCGGCCTCCGATGAGCTCGCCAAGTGGTATGGTAAGTACTGCTCACATGCTCGATcactatatttatatctatatctatactatatatctatattatattataaagcagatttctcttaaattttcaacattgaacttgaaattttcaatattgattttaagtacttccccaaaatgtccctcctatctattatatatttacctaatagaataataaccaatatatatccaatagacaTAAACACACagctttattaaaaaaacaataaaaaaaagtgattataACAGTTAACCTATCTACTGAATTCTAGTTTAAGAAACACGTAAATTGTTGCGCAGCTTTGTAAAATCTTTGCACAAGTTCTCAAGTTTGTTACACATGGAGTATTAAGTAAATACTCAAAGTAGAAGCAATATGAGCTTAAATTTCTACATTACTTTGTATGCAGCTATGGTTATGATCCGTTTGGTCTAGGAAAGAAACCAGAAGACTTTGCCAAGTAAGTTCACTTTTAAGTCTTAGAAAAGATTGATTCTGAGTTggaatatatatcatatacacTCGTATAATGTAATTCTTAATTAGAAGCCCctgtagttatatatataagtgtctTAATTTCAGATACCAAGCATTCGAGCTGATTCATGCACGATGGGCAATGTTGGGTGCAGCTGGTTGTATCATTCCTGAGGCCTTCAACAAATACGGCGCTTCCTGTGAACCTGAAGCTGTGTGGTTCAAGGTTTGGAATCATTCTCTAACTAATTGAGGACAAAACCTTTAGCATTAATTTATAACTGATGTATGTGACTGTGGTTAAATGCAGACTGGAGCTCTTCTACTCGACGGCAACACATTGAACTACTTTGGAAAGAACATCCCTATAAATTTGGTCCTGGTTGTTGCTGCCGAGGTTGTTCTTGTTGGTGGTGCAGAATACTACAGAATCACCAATGGCTTGGTATGCCTATATATGAATGAACACATTAATTGTTTCAAAGTATGTAATTCTTGTTATATCAGTTAATGAACTTGGGAGGTTTAATGTGCAGGATTTTGAGGACAAGTTGCACCCTGGTGGACCATTCGATCCATTGGGTCTTGGCAAGGACACAGACCAGCTTGCTTTGTTGAAGGTTAAGGAGATCAAGAATGGCAGACTAGCTATGTTCTCCATGTTTGCATTCTTCATCCAAGCTTACGTGACCGGAGAGGGTCCTGTAGAAAACCTTACATCTCACTTGAGCGACCCCTTTGGAAACAACTTATTGACCGTGATTTCTGGGAATATTGAAAGAACCCCAACCCTGTAAACTCCATTTGTACTCTAAATGATGACAATCAGATCGTTTATGtatcttatatatttgtttttgatcCATTGTGTATTATGAGGAGACGATCAATCGTTGAACTGGTAGACGTTATATTTTAGAAACGAAATCCTTGGTTTTATGTATGCTCTTGGACTTTGCAACTTCACTAATGATCTGTTTATAGTATTCACATACACAAGAACCAGTAACTCGTTAACATAAAGTCAGGGTTCGAATGCCATAATAAGAATTTACTGAAGTATGTGATCTAAAAGCACTAATCTGTTAGCTGGGCATAACTGTATGTCCTTAAAAGATAGATACATCATATGTGAACTCAAAATACAATCATCACAAGATATGTTAATCAAAAACTCTAATCCTCATCTTAACCTAAATAACTTCATCGTCACTACCATGAGGAAGCAGATGTTTTTATGTATTGGCACAATTCAGATTATATCGATATGCTTCTAAAGCAGCAAAGCTAAACACATAATTCAATCATTTTGTTTGATAAATGAAGGATGATGAGACTTGCAGTTAATCATGGACAACGAAAAAGTAACTCTTAAAAATCGCTCATGAAATCAAAGACAAACAGCTTCACTACTCCAGTTTCATCTGAAAACACCGTTGTCTTTAACCTAACAATGGCACAATAAGTGTAGAAGTCATGTTGGTGCATTttcgggtgacaacatcattatagaaatTTTGTCTTGAGtttattgaatatgtacttttaataaacgttaagtatttcgtataataaagtcaaacttcgaattggtcaacacgttgacttggtcaAGCTTGACCTGGTCAAGCTCGAATGGGCATACGAGTTGatttggtcgagctcgacctggtcaagctcGAATGGGCATACGAGTTGGGCTTGGTCCATGAAGTTTGAGGTCCGACTAGTCcattagttttagtataaatagagattaaacccTATGTTTAAGATTGTTCTTTTCTAGTCATTGTAATTCGTATTTTgggacttggtatttacttgtaattgcatttaccgaagtaatatacagttccagtttattcatatttgtgttcgtgttgttgattgcttttgtataagaatttccgcacttatacattagttacTTAATCTCGTTTGATTTAGTGGCATAGGAACTTTGAGGTCATTTGCTTAATTAGTGATcaagttagaagaaatagcagATCCCGAATGCTAGGCATTTTCGTAGGAGCTAAGGGACTACAAAATAAACATTTCGTCTTGATTGATGAGTACTGGTAATCCGATATTTCCATGTCTCTACGATCGATTCAAAGTTAAGGGCTGAAAGATAACCAATAACTAATTAAGTGGGATGATATGATGTCATATAAGTAAATAAGGATGTTGCTAGTAAAATCTTGTTTCCAGAGTATCATATACTTTTTTGTGGTCATGAGATATCAAGTTATCCTCACTTCATCATTTTCTTCCACAAATTCAACTTCAACTTCATTAGTGTGGTTCCCACACATACAGTCCACGTCAGATATCATAATCCGCCATGTCAGCTTCATGATCCAATAGGATACATGTATCAGATTCCATCTTCCTCTCCTCACCAATCATAGACATCTTACATGGCAAGTCAACAACCACCAGAACTTCCATTTAGTTGGTCCCTTTTCCTCCTCAATTCTAAAAACAGCAAAACCAAccaactaaattttttttccgGTAACAGTGAACTGAAAGAATGGCTTCTTTGGCAGCAACAACTGCGGCAACCTCCCTCAGTGTGTCGGAAATGCTTGGGAACAAAGTCAACTACTCGAGTGCAGCCAGGACGGCTCCTTCTACTTCCAGTCCTGTCACCTTTAAGACAGTTGCCCTTTTCCAAAAGAAGAAACCTGCACCAAAGGCTAAGCCAGCAGCCGTCACCCCGGCTTCAGACGAGCTCGCCAAGTGGTATGGTAAGTATCATtacaactttttaatatttagtaGGTAAGTAAACATATAAAAACTTTAGAtttataccattaaaaaaaacaggTTACTTGGAGACTGCAAATTCAAATGGCAATTACTTAAAGTAGTGAATGACATGCAAAGTTACACATTAAAATTAATGGTTTAGATTTTCTAATTCGGTTTATATATTTGCAATGGATATATAGGACCTGAGAGAAGAATCTTCTTGCCAGAAGGTCTTTTGGACCGATCAGAAATCCCAGAGTACCTCAACGGAGAAGTCGCTGGAGAGTAAgtaatatatacacattaaataaaaatatatacacacaaaaatacaattaaaatgACTTTTTCTATGTTTCTTTAAATGCAGCTATGGTTATGATCCTTTTGGTCTTGGAAAGAAACCAGAAGACTTTGCCAAGTAAGTTCATTTCCAACACTCAGAAATCATTGATTTAGAGATCGAATCCAAACACTCGGTTGCAGTATCTAGATACTTACATTTATATGGTCTGCAGATATCAAGCTTTTGAGCTGATTCATGCACGATGGGCAATGTTGGGTGCAGCCGGTTGCATTATTCCAGAGGCCTTCAACAAATATGGTGCAGCCTGTGGCCCTGAAGCCGTCTGGTTCAAGGTATGTGTCAGACTAATCAATCCCAAACTAAAGAAAGCCAAAAGCTTAATAACTCCGTTCTTATTTATTCATAACGGTATTTGTAGACTGGAGCTCTGCTACTCGATGGCAATACATTGAACTACTTCGGAAAGAACATCCCCATTAACCTGGTCTTGGCTGTTGCTGCCGAGGTTGTTCTTGTTGGTGGCGCAGAATACTACAGAATCACCAATGGCTTGGTATGCCTATATAAGAATGAACACATTAACTGTACCAAAGTATGTAATTCTTATATCAGTTAATGAACTTGGGAGGTTTTATGTGCAGGATTTTGAGGACAAGTTGCACCCTGGTGGACCATTTGATCCATTGGGTCTTGGCAAGGACCCAGACCAGCTCGCTCTGTTGAAGGTTAAGGAGATCAAGAATGGCAGACTAGCTATGTTCTCCATGTTTGCATTCTTCATCCAAGCTTACGTGACCGGAGAGGGTCCTGTAGAAAACCTTACATCTCACTTGAGCGACCCCTTTGGAAACAACTTATTGACTATGATTTCTGGGAATATCGAAAGAACCCCAACCCTGTAAACTCCATTTGTACTCTAAATGATGACAATCAGATCGTTTATGtatcttatatatttgtttttgatcCATTGTGTATTATGAGGAGACGATCAATCGTTGAACTGGTAGACGTTATATTTTAGAAACGAAATCCTTGGTTTTATGTATGCTCTTGGACTTTGCAACTTCACTAATGATCTGTTTATAGTATTCACATACACAAGAACCAGTAACTCGTTAACATAAAGTCAGGGTTCGAATGCCATAATAAGAATTTACTGAAGTATGTGATCTAAAAGCACTAATCTGTTAGCTGAGCATAACTGTATGTCCTTAAAAGATAGATACATCATATGTGAACTCAAAATACAATCATCACAAGATATGTTAATCAAAAACTCTAATCCTCACTTTAACCTAAATAACTTCATCGTCACTACCATTAGTAAGCATATGTTTTTATGTATTGGCACAATTCAGATTATATCGATATGCTTCTAAAGCAGCAGAGCTAAACACATAACTCAATCATTTTGTTTGATAAATGAAGGATGATGAGACTTGCAGTCAATCATGGACAACGAAAAAGTTACTCTTAAAAATCGATCATGAAATCAAAGACAAACAGCTTCACTACTCCAGTTTCATCTGAAAACACCATTGTCATTAACCTAACAATGGCACAATAAGTGTAGAAGTCATTTGCTTAATTAGTGATcaagttagaagaaatagcagATCCCGAATGCTAGGCATTTTCGTAGGAGCTAATGG
The Erigeron canadensis isolate Cc75 chromosome 2, C_canadensis_v1, whole genome shotgun sequence DNA segment above includes these coding regions:
- the LOC122586794 gene encoding chlorophyll a-b binding protein CP26, chloroplastic-like produces the protein MASLAATTAATSLSVSEMLGNKVNYSSAARTAPSTSSPVTFKTVALFQKKKPAPKAKPAAVTPASDELAKWYGPERRIFLPEGLLDRSEIPEYLNGEVAGDYGYDPFGLGKKPEDFAKYQAFELIHARWAMLGAAGCIIPEAFNKYGAACGPEAVWFKTGALLLDGNTLNYFGKNIPINLVLAVAAEVVLVGGAEYYRITNGLDFEDKLHPGGPFDPLGLGKDPDQLALLKVKEIKNGRLAMFSMFAFFIQAYVTGEGPVENLTSHLSDPFGNNLLTMISGNIERTPTL
- the LOC122588215 gene encoding chlorophyll a-b binding protein CP26, chloroplastic-like, with the translated sequence MASSLAASTASASLGVSELLGNRLNLSGAARTAPSTPVTFKIVALFQKKKPAPKAKPVAVTPASDELAKCYGYDPFGLGKKPEDFAKYQAFELIHARWAMLGAAGCIIPEAFNKYGASCEPEAVWFKTGALLLDGNTLNYFGKNIPINLVLVVAAEVVLVGGAEYYRITNGLDFEDKLHPGGPFDPLGLGKDTDQLALLKVKEIKNGRLAMFSMFAFFIQAYVTGEGPVENLTSHLSDPFGNNLLTVISGNIERTPTL